A DNA window from Chiroxiphia lanceolata isolate bChiLan1 chromosome 6, bChiLan1.pri, whole genome shotgun sequence contains the following coding sequences:
- the TMED8 gene encoding protein TMED8 isoform X1 — protein MVTATSRRRTPFSLPPPPPRCQPATPPAPHGSAELDADWLRCRGGRLRNEHQGATISLLPGSHAPARVFPPPRSGVSAGPAAAVRLRSGDSAVPPSRAYVGRGFRRRRVPLRAPGRRHRVPGPRRSQIGSHLSAGTTEDSKEEADTLEDREVAELEEKLPDKIHSLKKEAGVWVTNYHVTQGVGDIVMIQSDHTGAVDILSAELETADLLGEQRKAQPPPLAAPTMWTTEKMKEFKAKMGKEKNGRMVVKRGEVVTVRVPTHPDGKCICWEFATDDYDIGFGVYFDWTTVTNTAITVQVSESSDEEDEEEDEEIEGLSPAGDVERGSKSYLRNRYGEIMPVYRRNSHREVQAGSHEYPGEGIYLLKFDNSYSLLRNKTLFFHVYYMS, from the exons ATGGTAACCGCCACTTCCCGGAGGCGCACCCCGTTCTCCCTTCCGCCACCCCCTCCGCGCTGTCAGCCTGCAACGCCGCCCGCGCCCCACGGCTCTGCAGAACTAGATGCTGATTGGCTGCGTTGCCGAGGGGGGAGGCTGAGGAATGAGCACCAAGGCGCCACCATCTCCCTCCTGCCGGGATCACACGCCCCCGCTCGGGTGTTTCCGCCGCCCCGCTCGGGTGTTTCCGCCGGGCCGGCCGCCGCGGTTCGGCTCCGCTCGGGTGATTCCGCCGTCCCGCCGAGCCGTGCCTATGTCGGCCGCGGTTTCCGCCGCCGCCGGGTCCCGCTTCGAGCCCCCGGGCGCCGGCACCGCGTCCCGGGGCCCCGCAG GTCACAGATTGGGTCACACCTGAGTGCGGGCACGACAGAGGATTCGAAGGAAGAAGCTGACACTTTGGAGGACCGGGAAGTGGCTGAACTAGAAGAGAAGCTGCCTGACAAAATCCATTCCCTCAAAAAG GAAGCTGGTGTTTGGGTAACCAACTACCATGTAACTCAGGGGGTAGGGGATATAGTCATGATTCAGTCAGATCACACTGGTGCTGTGGATATCCTCTCGGCTGAGCTGGAGACTGCAGACCTCCTtggggagcagaggaaag CTCAGCCTCCCCCTCTTGCTGCACCCACCATGTGGACCACTGAGAAGATGAAGGAATTCAAAGCCAAgatgggaaaggagaagaatggCCGGATGGTGGTGAAGCGAGGCGAAGTGGTGACAGTCCGTGTGCCAACCCACCCTGATGGGAAATGCATTTGCTGGGAGTTTGCTACAGATGACTATGACATTGGGTTTGGAGTCTATTTTGACTGGACCACAGTTACTAACACAGCCATTACTGTTCAGGTCAGTGAATCCAGCGAtgaagaggatgaagaggaggatgaggaaatTGAAG GACTCTCCCCTGCTGGTGATGTGGAAAGGGGCTCCAAAAGCTATCTGCGGAACCGCTATGGAGAGATCATGCCTGTGTATCGGAGGAACAGCCATCGGGAGGTGCAGGCAGGCAGCCATGAGTACCCAGGCGAGGGCATCTACCTGCTGAAATTTGATAACTCGTACTCTCTCCTCCGCAATAAGACTCTGTTCTTTCATGTCTATTACATGAgctga
- the TMED8 gene encoding protein TMED8 isoform X3 — translation MSAAVSAAAGSRFEPPGAGTASRGPAENEDSAQKTEPADQLVDSLESSTSHSGSQIGSHLSAGTTEDSKEEADTLEDREVAELEEKLPDKIHSLKKEAGVWVTNYHVTQGVGDIVMIQSDHTGAVDILSAELETADLLGEQRKAQPPPLAAPTMWTTEKMKEFKAKMGKEKNGRMVVKRGEVVTVRVPTHPDGKCICWEFATDDYDIGFGVYFDWTTVTNTAITVQVSESSDEEDEEEDEEIEGLSPAGDVERGSKSYLRNRYGEIMPVYRRNSHREVQAGSHEYPGEGIYLLKFDNSYSLLRNKTLFFHVYYMS, via the exons ATGTCGGCCGCGGTTTCCGCCGCCGCCGGGTCCCGCTTCGAGCCCCCGGGCGCCGGCACCGCGTCCCGGGGCCCCGCAG AAAATGAAGACTCAGCCCAAAAGACAGAGCCTGCAGATCAGCTAGTTGATTCTTTGGAGTCCAGTACTTCGCACAGCGG GTCACAGATTGGGTCACACCTGAGTGCGGGCACGACAGAGGATTCGAAGGAAGAAGCTGACACTTTGGAGGACCGGGAAGTGGCTGAACTAGAAGAGAAGCTGCCTGACAAAATCCATTCCCTCAAAAAG GAAGCTGGTGTTTGGGTAACCAACTACCATGTAACTCAGGGGGTAGGGGATATAGTCATGATTCAGTCAGATCACACTGGTGCTGTGGATATCCTCTCGGCTGAGCTGGAGACTGCAGACCTCCTtggggagcagaggaaag CTCAGCCTCCCCCTCTTGCTGCACCCACCATGTGGACCACTGAGAAGATGAAGGAATTCAAAGCCAAgatgggaaaggagaagaatggCCGGATGGTGGTGAAGCGAGGCGAAGTGGTGACAGTCCGTGTGCCAACCCACCCTGATGGGAAATGCATTTGCTGGGAGTTTGCTACAGATGACTATGACATTGGGTTTGGAGTCTATTTTGACTGGACCACAGTTACTAACACAGCCATTACTGTTCAGGTCAGTGAATCCAGCGAtgaagaggatgaagaggaggatgaggaaatTGAAG GACTCTCCCCTGCTGGTGATGTGGAAAGGGGCTCCAAAAGCTATCTGCGGAACCGCTATGGAGAGATCATGCCTGTGTATCGGAGGAACAGCCATCGGGAGGTGCAGGCAGGCAGCCATGAGTACCCAGGCGAGGGCATCTACCTGCTGAAATTTGATAACTCGTACTCTCTCCTCCGCAATAAGACTCTGTTCTTTCATGTCTATTACATGAgctga
- the TMED8 gene encoding protein TMED8 isoform X2, protein MVTATSRRRTPFSLPPPPPRCQPATPPAPHGSAELDADWLRCRGGRLRNEHQGATISLLPGSHAPARVFPPPRSGVSAGPAAAVRLRSGDSAVPPSRAYVGRGFRRRRVPLRAPGRRHRVPGPRRSQIGSHLSAGTTEDSKEEADTLEDREVAELEEKLPDKIHSLKKEAGVWVTNYHVTQGVGDIVMIQSDHTGAVDILSAELETADLLGEQRKAQPPPLAAPTMWTTEKMKEFKAKMGKEKNGRMVVKRGEVVTVSESSDEEDEEEDEEIEGLSPAGDVERGSKSYLRNRYGEIMPVYRRNSHREVQAGSHEYPGEGIYLLKFDNSYSLLRNKTLFFHVYYMS, encoded by the exons ATGGTAACCGCCACTTCCCGGAGGCGCACCCCGTTCTCCCTTCCGCCACCCCCTCCGCGCTGTCAGCCTGCAACGCCGCCCGCGCCCCACGGCTCTGCAGAACTAGATGCTGATTGGCTGCGTTGCCGAGGGGGGAGGCTGAGGAATGAGCACCAAGGCGCCACCATCTCCCTCCTGCCGGGATCACACGCCCCCGCTCGGGTGTTTCCGCCGCCCCGCTCGGGTGTTTCCGCCGGGCCGGCCGCCGCGGTTCGGCTCCGCTCGGGTGATTCCGCCGTCCCGCCGAGCCGTGCCTATGTCGGCCGCGGTTTCCGCCGCCGCCGGGTCCCGCTTCGAGCCCCCGGGCGCCGGCACCGCGTCCCGGGGCCCCGCAG GTCACAGATTGGGTCACACCTGAGTGCGGGCACGACAGAGGATTCGAAGGAAGAAGCTGACACTTTGGAGGACCGGGAAGTGGCTGAACTAGAAGAGAAGCTGCCTGACAAAATCCATTCCCTCAAAAAG GAAGCTGGTGTTTGGGTAACCAACTACCATGTAACTCAGGGGGTAGGGGATATAGTCATGATTCAGTCAGATCACACTGGTGCTGTGGATATCCTCTCGGCTGAGCTGGAGACTGCAGACCTCCTtggggagcagaggaaag CTCAGCCTCCCCCTCTTGCTGCACCCACCATGTGGACCACTGAGAAGATGAAGGAATTCAAAGCCAAgatgggaaaggagaagaatggCCGGATGGTGGTGAAGCGAGGCGAAGTGGTGACA GTCAGTGAATCCAGCGAtgaagaggatgaagaggaggatgaggaaatTGAAG GACTCTCCCCTGCTGGTGATGTGGAAAGGGGCTCCAAAAGCTATCTGCGGAACCGCTATGGAGAGATCATGCCTGTGTATCGGAGGAACAGCCATCGGGAGGTGCAGGCAGGCAGCCATGAGTACCCAGGCGAGGGCATCTACCTGCTGAAATTTGATAACTCGTACTCTCTCCTCCGCAATAAGACTCTGTTCTTTCATGTCTATTACATGAgctga
- the SAMD15 gene encoding sterile alpha motif domain-containing protein 15 gives MEPRPGPEGREPEPKLQGAGVPRSACPFLAWSAEEVAEWVAHLGFPQYEECFRANGITGRRLVLANCSNLPAMGVTDFGHMQEISRHVRELLGIEEPLFSRPIALPYRDNMGLFLERKSQTGKKADALTFTEFIKKAGLESYTTVPPLPQSQTTAEADTVPSLEGSQTEVGADALPVSQDTQRQN, from the exons ATGGAGCCGCGCCCGGGGCCCGAGGGGCGGGAGCCTGAGCCCAAGCTCCAGGGCGCGGGAGTGCCGCGGTCTGCCTGCCCCTTCTTGGCCTGGAGTGCCGAGGAGGTGGCCGAGTGGGTGGCACACCTTGGCTTCCCCCAGTACGAG GAATGCTTCAGGGCCAACGGCATCACCGGCCGCCGCCTCGTCCTCGCCAACTGCTCCAACCTGCCCGCCATGGGCGTCACGGACTTCGGCCACATGCAG gaaatttcacGACATGTGCGAGAGTTGCTGGGGATTGAGGAGCCTCTCTTCAGCAGACCCATTGCCCTCCCATACAGAGACAACATGGGTCTCTTCCTAGAGAGAAAGTCccaaacaggaaagaaagcagatgCCCTGACTTTCACAGAGTTTATCAAAAAAGCAGGACTGGAGTCCTATACTACAGTTCCTCCTTTGCCACAGTCCCAGACCACAGCGGAAGCGGATACAGTTCCTTCTTTGGAAGGATCCCAGACCGAGGTGGGAGCGGATGCTCTCCCTGTCTCGCAGGACACCCAGAGGCAGAATTAG
- the NOXRED1 gene encoding LOW QUALITY PROTEIN: NADP-dependent oxidoreductase domain-containing protein 1 (The sequence of the model RefSeq protein was modified relative to this genomic sequence to represent the inferred CDS: inserted 5 bases in 3 codons; deleted 1 base in 1 codon; substituted 3 bases at 3 genomic stop codons) — protein sequence MVSLVGIYVREQQEKLNIALNSDGKPPKASMPLWAGRQQSQPRGSGLCFTCMWQSTDLWGQRLTYFYNNAQLVSWVDIAFLCCLSSNSASACSVICPVTQEPRIVYGFDTSIPLCRNYTVQDLALALKTKINPEXLVAIFYAALNSSMWQNLPHQKALKLLSDLSFPECCSVWAEQKTSCXRFVCKSFVSKGFASSMTQEEKVNGLMLRTFSWFDLTAVPTRKSFFSQLLEXREFVQCHPMPGALLDQASSGDWSTKQXVGNQHXLAVVEPSVILXMTSSCFTAASNIFSEIPEETAEYDSKFS from the exons ATGGTGTCACTGGTTGGGATTTACGTCAGGGAGCAACAGGAGAAGCTGAACATAGCCTT GAACAGTGATGGGAAGCCACCAAAGGCCTCTATGCCACTGTGGGCAGGCAGACAGCAGTCCCAACCTCGAGGCAGTGGTTTGTGTTTCACCTGCATGTGGCAGAGCACAG ACCTGTGGGGGCAGAGGCTCACATACTTTTACAACAATGCTCAGCTGGTGTCCTGGGTGGACATTGCattcctctgctgcctctcatCAAACAGTGCT TCCGCCTGCTCTGTCATTTGTCCTGTCACCCAGGAGCCCCGCATTGTGTACGGCTTTGACACCTCCATCCCTCTCTGTAGGAACTACACTG tgcaggacctggcactggCCTT gaaaacaaaaatcaatccTGAATAGCTGGTGGCCATTTTTTATGCAGCCCTGAACAGCAGCATGTGGCAGAATCTGCCTCACCAGAAGGCACTGAAACTACTCAGTGACCTCAGTTTTCCTGAATGCTGCTCCGTGTGGGCAGAGCAGAAAACTTCCT TCAGGTTTGTGTGCAAGAGTTTTGTCAGCAAGGGGTTTGCCTCTTCGATGACTCAAGAGGAGAAAGTAAACGGTTTAATGCTGAG aACCTTTTCCTGGTTTGACTTGACAGCTGTACCAACGAGAAAGTCTTTCTTTAGCCAGCTGCTAGAATAGAGAGAGTTCGTCCAGTGCCATCCCATGCCTGGTGCTCTACTAGACCAGGCATCCTCTGGAGACTGGTCTACAAAGCA TGTGGGTAATCAGCACTAATTAGCTGTAGTGGAGCCTAGTGTGATACT GATGACATCGTCATGTTTCACAGCTGCTTCCaacattttctcagaaattcCAGAGGAAACTGCTGAGTATGATTCTAAATTCTCATAA